From a region of the Vicinamibacteria bacterium genome:
- a CDS encoding CpsD/CapB family tyrosine-protein kinase, whose protein sequence is MTPVDPLLTTLPATRVTFAEPATAPILIEDPRLAALVSPGTLDFEPFRVLRSKVKAAVEGMSMVETVLGEQRLVRCLGVIGPTAGEGTSTIALGLANALAQEQEARVLLVEAALRAPRLAQMLGLPPEAGLSEWLAEGGHGAVPLVRLEPGGVLLLAAGTPSPLQSAELLGSEPMARLLAAARRSFDFVLLDCPPLETVADSVVLQDLLDGFLLVVRARHASRTAIRRSLSKLKPNAVHGVVFNDRTEILARWLERRRKPL, encoded by the coding sequence ATGACTCCGGTCGACCCCCTCCTGACCACGCTGCCCGCGACCCGGGTGACGTTCGCGGAGCCGGCGACCGCGCCCATTCTGATCGAGGACCCGCGACTCGCCGCGCTCGTCTCCCCCGGCACCTTGGATTTTGAGCCTTTCCGCGTCTTGCGTTCCAAAGTGAAGGCAGCGGTGGAGGGGATGTCGATGGTGGAGACGGTGCTAGGCGAACAGCGCCTCGTCCGCTGCCTCGGCGTGATTGGCCCGACGGCCGGCGAGGGAACGAGCACGATAGCCCTGGGGCTCGCCAACGCCCTCGCGCAGGAACAGGAGGCCCGTGTTCTCCTCGTCGAGGCGGCGCTTCGCGCGCCCCGGCTCGCCCAGATGCTCGGCCTTCCTCCCGAGGCCGGCCTCAGCGAGTGGCTCGCTGAAGGAGGCCACGGAGCGGTGCCGCTGGTCCGCCTCGAGCCGGGGGGGGTTCTTCTGTTAGCGGCCGGGACGCCGTCCCCTCTTCAATCTGCGGAGCTGCTGGGCTCGGAGCCCATGGCACGGCTGTTGGCAGCCGCGCGCCGGTCCTTTGATTTCGTCCTCCTGGACTGCCCACCGCTGGAGACGGTGGCGGATTCGGTTGTGCTCCAGGACTTGCTTGATGGCTTCCTCCTGGTAGTTCGGGCCCGTCACGCATCACGTACCGCAATCCGCCGGTCCCTGTCCAAACTCAAGCCCAATGCAGTTCACGGGGTGGTCTTCAACGACCGGACGGAGATCCTGGCCCGCTGGCTCGAACGTCGCCGCAAGCCGCTCTGA
- a CDS encoding TIGR03013 family XrtA/PEP-CTERM system glycosyltransferase: MNTVSLPDFRRAVLFLVESLLLLLAVVLACLLGSAHELQASPGSAVLKALLPVLALQLCLYYSELYDDRALRSRTQFFLRLGQSYVASALILGLAYYLLPAARIGPATLLLALPFSSFAILGWHTAHRWAADRESLNDNVLILGTGQTAQLIAVEMLQRAPLGYRVLGFLGIHTADVGRRLVNPSVIGTMGDLLLLVSSLNVNLIVVALEDQRGQLPVDDLLSCRLAGIRIEDAPSFYERLTGKILISDLRPSWLVFSPGFSKPRLLRGTKRAVETVVALIGLVLVAPLLGLLALLIRLETPGPGFLRQVRVGMQGRVFTLYKLRTMRTDAEALTGPVWASPDEDPRVTHLGRVLRQLRLDELPQVINVVKGDMSFVGPRPERPHFVENLRRIIPYYDERHTVRPGITGWAQVKFGYGSTIEDSECKLQFDLYYVKNMSLFLDLAIILDTFKVMLLGRGAR, translated from the coding sequence GTGAACACCGTCTCCCTGCCTGATTTCCGGCGTGCTGTTCTCTTCCTCGTGGAGTCCCTCCTTCTCCTGCTGGCGGTGGTGCTGGCTTGCCTTCTCGGCTCTGCTCACGAGCTGCAGGCCAGCCCCGGCTCGGCTGTCCTCAAGGCTCTGCTTCCCGTGCTCGCCCTCCAGCTCTGCCTGTACTACAGCGAGCTCTACGACGACCGCGCCCTACGGAGCCGTACACAGTTCTTCCTGCGCCTAGGCCAGTCCTACGTGGCGAGCGCCCTGATCCTGGGCCTCGCCTACTACCTCCTGCCGGCAGCGCGCATCGGCCCCGCGACGCTCCTCCTAGCCTTACCGTTCAGCTCCTTCGCAATCCTGGGTTGGCACACCGCGCACCGGTGGGCGGCCGACCGAGAGTCGCTGAACGACAACGTGCTCATCCTCGGCACTGGCCAGACCGCCCAGTTGATCGCGGTGGAGATGCTTCAGCGGGCCCCGCTCGGATACCGGGTGTTGGGCTTCCTGGGGATCCACACGGCCGACGTGGGTCGCCGACTCGTCAACCCCTCCGTCATCGGAACCATGGGCGATCTTCTGCTGCTCGTGAGCTCACTCAACGTCAACCTCATCGTCGTCGCATTGGAGGATCAGCGCGGCCAGCTCCCGGTAGATGACCTCCTCAGTTGCCGCCTGGCCGGCATCCGCATCGAGGACGCCCCGAGCTTCTACGAGCGCCTGACCGGCAAGATTCTCATTAGCGACCTGCGGCCGAGCTGGCTCGTCTTCTCCCCCGGCTTCAGCAAGCCGCGCCTGCTTCGCGGCACCAAGCGCGCGGTAGAGACGGTGGTGGCGCTGATAGGCCTGGTGCTTGTCGCCCCCCTCCTTGGCCTACTCGCCCTGCTCATTCGACTGGAGACCCCCGGTCCCGGCTTCCTGCGCCAGGTGCGCGTGGGCATGCAGGGGCGGGTCTTTACCCTTTACAAGCTCCGCACCATGCGCACGGACGCGGAGGCGCTCACGGGCCCGGTGTGGGCCTCGCCGGATGAGGATCCGCGCGTCACCCACCTCGGACGCGTCCTCCGCCAGCTCCGGCTGGACGAGCTTCCCCAGGTGATCAACGTGGTAAAGGGAGACATGAGCTTCGTGGGCCCGCGCCCCGAGAGGCCCCATTTCGTGGAGAACCTCCGAAGGATCATCCCCTACTACGACGAGCGCCACACTGTGCGCCCCGGAATCACGGGCTGGGCTCAGGTCAAGTTCGGCTATGGCTCGACCATCGAGGACAGTGAATGCAAGTTGCAGTTCGACCTCTACTACGTCAAGAACATGTCCCTGTTCCTCGATCTCGCCATCATTCTCGACACCTTCAAGGTCATGCTCCTGGGGCGGGGGGCACGCTGA
- a CDS encoding ABC transporter ATP-binding protein: MLGDLAASYKPSRAAWRDARNLLWVERRRLLAGLLLLLVGRLAGLVLPASSKFLVDDVITRRHGALLGPLAAAIMVATVIQALSSLALSRVLGLAAQRAIMDIRRDLQRRVLHMPIAFFDSTRSGVLIARIMTDPEALRNLMGTGFVQVAGSFLTAVFALGILLWMNWRLTATTLVLLGAFAALMVYAFRLIRPLHRQRAEIGAQVTGRLTEALSGIRVVKSYRAEEYEARVFAAGLDRLFASVAREVTASAALGGLGIAIFGAISALLVLFGGKEILTGAMTLGDFVMYVFFIGLLLAPLVRIAETTTQLGETFAGLDRIRELKDLPTEEEGDHDREPLPKIGGDVEFEDVHFEYAHGISVLKGISLRAAPGTTTALVGPSGAGKSTVIGLLMALYRPSSGRILLDGRDLSTLRIRDFRTHLGVVLQESFLFDGTIAENIAYARPDASHEEILRAAQAAHCDVFVEAFENGYQTVVGERGVKLSGGERQRVAIARALLADPKLLILDEATSSLDSENEALVQDGLRLLRRGRTTFVIAHRLSTVRSADQILVMEAGRIVEFGTHEALIDKGGSYRHLYERQFSTNGDDFLNPGETPRSGAGDVVEAQAASVPPPESPLPLLAPRPPRGGGGLV; this comes from the coding sequence ATGCTCGGCGATTTGGCCGCTTCCTACAAGCCGTCCCGCGCGGCCTGGCGCGACGCACGGAATCTCCTCTGGGTTGAGCGTCGGCGGCTGCTGGCCGGCCTGTTACTGCTCTTGGTCGGACGGCTAGCCGGTCTGGTTCTGCCTGCCTCAAGCAAGTTCCTGGTCGACGATGTCATAACCCGACGCCATGGCGCCCTGCTCGGACCACTGGCTGCCGCCATCATGGTGGCAACCGTCATCCAGGCCCTCTCGTCGCTGGCGCTCTCGCGGGTCCTCGGCCTGGCTGCACAGCGAGCGATCATGGACATCCGACGGGATCTCCAGCGCCGGGTGCTCCACATGCCCATCGCCTTCTTCGACTCGACGAGGAGCGGGGTGCTGATCGCGCGCATCATGACCGACCCCGAGGCCCTACGGAATCTCATGGGCACCGGCTTCGTCCAGGTCGCCGGCAGTTTCCTCACCGCGGTCTTCGCGCTCGGCATCCTCCTGTGGATGAACTGGCGGCTGACGGCCACGACCCTGGTCCTCTTGGGCGCCTTCGCCGCCCTCATGGTCTATGCCTTTCGGCTAATCCGCCCACTCCACCGCCAGCGGGCCGAGATTGGGGCCCAGGTGACGGGTCGCCTGACCGAGGCGCTGAGCGGCATCCGCGTGGTTAAGTCCTACCGGGCCGAGGAATACGAGGCCCGAGTGTTCGCGGCCGGACTGGATCGGCTCTTCGCCAGCGTAGCCCGGGAGGTGACCGCCAGTGCCGCCCTGGGAGGCCTGGGGATCGCCATTTTCGGAGCCATATCGGCCCTCCTGGTTCTTTTCGGCGGGAAGGAGATTCTGACCGGGGCCATGACCCTGGGCGATTTCGTAATGTATGTCTTCTTCATCGGATTGCTACTTGCACCTCTTGTGCGAATTGCGGAGACCACCACGCAGCTCGGCGAAACCTTCGCGGGGCTGGACCGAATCCGCGAGCTGAAAGACCTGCCCACGGAAGAGGAAGGAGACCACGACCGCGAGCCGCTTCCTAAAATAGGTGGTGACGTCGAGTTCGAGGACGTCCATTTCGAGTACGCACACGGGATATCGGTCCTGAAGGGCATTTCCCTTCGCGCCGCTCCCGGTACGACCACGGCGCTGGTGGGCCCGAGCGGAGCGGGCAAGAGCACCGTGATTGGCTTGCTCATGGCCTTGTATCGCCCGTCCTCGGGACGGATCTTGTTGGATGGACGAGACTTGTCGACACTCCGAATCCGTGATTTCCGAACCCACCTGGGTGTGGTCCTCCAGGAGAGTTTTCTCTTCGACGGGACCATCGCGGAGAACATTGCCTACGCCCGGCCAGATGCCAGCCACGAGGAGATCCTGCGGGCAGCGCAGGCAGCGCATTGCGATGTGTTCGTGGAAGCCTTCGAGAACGGGTATCAAACGGTGGTGGGAGAACGTGGCGTCAAGCTCTCGGGGGGCGAGCGTCAGCGGGTGGCCATTGCCAGGGCTCTCCTGGCTGACCCGAAGCTCCTCATCTTGGACGAGGCCACATCTAGCCTGGACAGCGAGAACGAGGCCCTGGTCCAGGACGGACTGCGGCTCCTGCGGCGCGGCCGGACGACATTTGTGATTGCCCACCGTCTTTCCACGGTGCGCAGCGCAGATCAGATCCTTGTGATGGAGGCGGGTCGCATCGTCGAGTTTGGGACTCATGAAGCGCTGATCGACAAGGGGGGCTCCTACCGCCACCTCTACGAGCGGCAGTTCAGTACGAACGGCGACGACTTCTTGAATCCCGGCGAGACCCCAAGATCGGGCGCGGGGGACGTTGTGGAAGCCCAAGCGGCATCCGTCCCTCCTCCGGAGTCACCCCTCCCCCTCTTGGCCCCTCGCCCCCCCCGTGGAGGAGGGGGATTGGTCTAG
- a CDS encoding polysaccharide deacetylase family protein: MTTGRRILRRALVRTFALAGTGESGLRILTYHRVNDGHPHDRLSVTSRAFTDQMDALASSGRPVLPLAHALPALGGAAPLPAGAVALTFDDGFEDNYSTALPILHRFGFTATFFIVTGAIGGTETLDRYRGCCAADRMLDWEQVLSLRARGHTIGGHGRTHRELTRVTAAELREEAEGCRRDIDERTGESPRLFCYPRGQESVGVRQVVAAAGFEAACTVRPGVNPPGTEPFVLRRTEISGDDTSEDFRLKLEGGFDTWHRFWQRAQAAWAP, from the coding sequence ATGACGACTGGTCGGCGCATCCTGCGACGGGCCCTCGTCCGTACATTCGCCCTGGCCGGCACGGGAGAGTCGGGCCTGCGCATCCTGACCTATCACCGGGTAAACGACGGCCATCCCCACGATCGCCTCAGCGTCACTTCTCGGGCCTTCACTGATCAGATGGATGCCCTTGCGAGCTCAGGCCGGCCCGTGCTCCCCCTTGCGCACGCGCTCCCCGCGTTGGGGGGGGCGGCTCCCCTACCCGCGGGCGCCGTAGCCCTCACTTTTGATGACGGCTTCGAGGACAACTATTCCACCGCTCTGCCCATCCTCCACCGCTTCGGCTTCACCGCGACGTTTTTCATCGTCACCGGCGCCATAGGCGGGACGGAAACGCTGGATCGGTACCGGGGCTGCTGCGCTGCCGATCGGATGCTCGACTGGGAGCAGGTCCTCTCTCTGCGCGCGCGGGGTCACACCATCGGCGGCCACGGCCGCACGCACCGCGAGCTAACGCGCGTGACCGCAGCGGAGTTGCGGGAAGAGGCCGAGGGTTGCCGGCGCGACATCGACGAACGCACCGGGGAGTCCCCCCGCTTGTTCTGCTACCCGCGGGGCCAGGAGTCGGTAGGTGTGAGACAGGTCGTGGCCGCGGCGGGGTTCGAGGCGGCCTGCACGGTGCGCCCGGGGGTCAACCCTCCGGGGACCGAGCCGTTTGTGCTCCGCCGCACGGAGATCTCTGGCGACGACACAAGCGAGGACTTCCGGCTCAAGCTGGAGGGCGGCTTCGACACCTGGCATCGCTTCTGGCAACGAGCGCAGGCCGCGTGGGCCCCGTGA
- a CDS encoding polysaccharide deacetylase family protein: MTGAAPIKRTVAWSLLRSGALRLHRSHFEKGRAILLAYHRVNDERDPFFPSLPRSDFAAQVDYIASRYRVEPLDAVVAWLADGAPGPSRVAITIDDGYPDTFEVVLPILEGRGLPATLFLATGPPETGEPLWIDRIRWVLKHARATVLDVPALGLPSSGLGRPSARLELLARLLRQLKALGPKDVEDAVATLEAALQPQGPPLRLLRWPEVRRMTEGGISLAGHTHRHYMLSRLDEGKQEDEITTCLRLIEERAGRQVTSFAYPNGDPEDYDGRTIAILRRLGLRCAVTCRRGLARPGQDPFQLPRLYTNEPSLALFAARLAGLGQEERGRVEVS, translated from the coding sequence ATGACGGGCGCGGCTCCGATCAAACGGACGGTGGCCTGGAGCCTCCTCCGCTCCGGGGCTCTGCGCCTCCATCGCTCCCATTTCGAGAAGGGGCGGGCCATACTCCTCGCCTATCATCGCGTGAACGACGAGCGGGACCCCTTCTTCCCTTCCCTGCCCCGAAGTGATTTTGCCGCCCAGGTCGATTACATCGCCTCCCGTTATCGCGTGGAGCCCCTGGACGCAGTCGTCGCCTGGCTGGCCGATGGAGCACCGGGGCCTTCCCGCGTGGCCATAACCATCGACGACGGGTATCCCGACACGTTCGAGGTCGTGCTACCCATCCTCGAAGGCCGCGGCCTACCCGCTACTCTGTTCCTTGCCACCGGTCCCCCGGAGACGGGCGAGCCCCTTTGGATCGACCGGATAAGGTGGGTGCTCAAGCACGCTCGGGCCACCGTGCTCGACGTTCCCGCCCTCGGTCTGCCTTCCTCGGGCCTGGGCCGGCCGAGCGCGCGCCTGGAGTTGCTCGCCCGCCTGCTCCGGCAGCTCAAGGCCTTGGGCCCGAAGGACGTGGAGGACGCGGTTGCCACCCTGGAGGCCGCCCTGCAGCCACAGGGCCCGCCCCTCCGCCTCCTCCGCTGGCCGGAGGTCCGGCGGATGACCGAGGGAGGGATCAGTCTCGCCGGCCACACCCATCGGCACTACATGCTCTCCCGGCTCGATGAAGGCAAGCAGGAGGACGAGATCACGACCTGCCTGCGGCTGATCGAGGAACGGGCCGGCCGCCAAGTCACGAGCTTCGCCTATCCCAACGGCGACCCGGAAGACTACGACGGGCGCACGATTGCCATTTTACGGCGCCTTGGCTTGCGCTGCGCGGTCACCTGCCGCAGGGGCCTGGCCCGCCCCGGCCAGGACCCCTTCCAGCTTCCCCGCCTTTATACCAACGAGCCGAGCCTCGCGCTCTTCGCCGCTCGCCTCGCAGGCCTCGGCCAAGAGGAGCGCGGGCGAGTAGAGGTCTCGTGA
- a CDS encoding 2-phosphosulfolactate phosphatase, giving the protein MRKTVLIDAFPDSAFRHREGAAVACIDVMLATTTLVTAVAQGRRTLLAASHAELRAILARLGPALVAGRLEDAAPGEFELPDSPSALPRWSEDKRPLVLASEPGTNLIANAVSSGPVLVASFRNLSATAAALADYERVALLCAGSRGEFSCEDQMAAAWIAEQLLDQGFEAVDRRTADTVRRWSGAAPALAGWGNSAAQLCRAGRAEEVDFVIAHVDDVDHSCRCEADEVFLEQFPVGVRCAREGLDR; this is encoded by the coding sequence ATGCGCAAGACCGTCCTCATCGACGCTTTCCCCGACAGCGCCTTCCGCCACCGCGAGGGCGCGGCCGTGGCCTGCATTGACGTGATGCTTGCTACCACCACCCTCGTCACGGCCGTCGCCCAGGGACGGAGGACTCTGCTGGCGGCATCTCACGCTGAGTTGCGCGCGATCCTGGCTCGGCTGGGGCCCGCTCTGGTGGCGGGTCGCCTGGAGGACGCAGCGCCGGGAGAGTTCGAACTGCCCGACAGCCCCTCCGCGCTGCCACGGTGGTCGGAGGACAAGCGCCCGCTCGTCCTCGCATCCGAGCCCGGTACCAACCTGATTGCCAACGCCGTCAGCAGCGGCCCTGTCCTCGTGGCCTCCTTTCGCAATCTCTCGGCCACCGCCGCCGCCCTCGCCGACTACGAACGCGTAGCCCTTCTTTGCGCGGGCTCTCGCGGAGAGTTCAGCTGCGAAGACCAGATGGCAGCGGCTTGGATCGCGGAGCAACTCCTGGACCAGGGTTTCGAGGCGGTAGACCGCCGCACCGCCGACACCGTGCGCCGCTGGAGCGGCGCCGCGCCCGCGCTGGCGGGATGGGGCAACAGCGCCGCCCAGCTCTGCCGCGCGGGTCGTGCGGAAGAGGTAGATTTCGTGATCGCCCATGTGGACGATGTGGACCACAGCTGCCGCTGCGAGGCCGACGAGGTCTTTCTGGAGCAGTTCCCGGTTGGCGTACGCTGCGCGCGGGAAGGACTCGACAGATGA
- a CDS encoding polysaccharide biosynthesis/export family protein: protein MAAGLDGFDAGGGRVTNVYRFLLQAVVCLGTAACLAEAAQTPPPSQAPASDEPAPYFIAPGDILHITVWKEPELTTDVFVRLDGRITVPLVGDIRAGGRSTEQLTTEVRTKLRAFLEVPQVTITVSQAVSARFYVIGEVTTSGAFPMSGSTTVIQALALAGGFREFAKRDRIMIIRDRRGERKAIPFNFHDVELGLHLEQNIILESGDTIIVP from the coding sequence ATGGCAGCCGGTCTCGACGGGTTCGATGCGGGGGGTGGACGAGTGACGAACGTGTACCGGTTCCTGCTCCAGGCGGTCGTATGCCTTGGGACTGCGGCGTGCCTTGCGGAAGCGGCGCAGACCCCTCCCCCGAGCCAGGCCCCCGCTTCCGACGAGCCCGCTCCCTACTTCATCGCGCCGGGCGACATCCTGCACATAACGGTGTGGAAGGAGCCGGAACTCACCACGGACGTGTTCGTGCGCCTCGACGGAAGAATAACGGTACCCCTCGTCGGTGACATCAGGGCCGGGGGCCGGAGTACCGAGCAGCTCACGACTGAGGTCCGCACCAAGCTGCGGGCCTTCCTCGAGGTGCCCCAAGTCACGATCACGGTTTCCCAGGCGGTGAGCGCCCGGTTCTACGTGATTGGTGAGGTGACGACCTCCGGTGCCTTCCCCATGAGCGGGAGTACCACCGTGATCCAGGCCCTCGCCTTGGCCGGCGGCTTTCGGGAGTTTGCCAAGCGCGACCGGATCATGATCATCCGTGACCGGCGTGGAGAGCGCAAGGCCATTCCCTTCAACTTCCACGACGTCGAGCTGGGGCTCCACCTGGAGCAGAACATCATTCTTGAGTCCGGCGACACGATTATCGTTCCGTAG
- a CDS encoding O-antigen ligase family protein yields the protein MTTRTPYLASGPSLAASSPPLPGARFEAVARRAQQEVRPGLVLALLYACGLAVARAIDVTEDGPVMLLFGAAYSATVTVSALLRPRWYLPLVVAYLPFSKVYPLPVAGIAGANLTNLLLVLGPVAWLSSRFQGRPDLRAKLPDLLAVLFVAVASLSLLPAYAAGPGLGELVQTYRAWLAPVLFFFMARGLARDREDIRAVLQVMAWTTLLVAADTWRAGLERSSRGSIDAARVPGLMVQANSMGAFLAYYGVPLLAFAMNARPRRRALAYFASFAFAVRATLYTFSRGAYLALAAGAGTVLAFTSPVLLATAGGGGAVTLLAFPSLIPESVRERLADTTAERSVPSAFEGENATVSLDRSSAHRLVLWRGAAQMIADHPLTGVGLGRFQELIGYYTEYPLRRSDPHDAHNAFILLAAETGLPTLALLLLLFLAWSLIALKLRFRRRHPVDRGLALAFLGSLVAVVVSSLLGSRFSDEALVGWFWILAALVVVAGRLRDPFRPARRAA from the coding sequence ATGACCACGCGGACGCCCTACCTCGCGAGTGGGCCGTCGCTGGCCGCTTCCTCTCCGCCCCTCCCCGGGGCGCGTTTCGAGGCTGTCGCTCGGCGGGCGCAGCAGGAGGTGCGTCCCGGCCTCGTTCTCGCCCTCCTCTACGCTTGCGGTCTGGCTGTGGCCCGCGCCATCGACGTTACCGAGGACGGCCCCGTCATGCTGCTCTTCGGGGCGGCCTACTCCGCAACGGTCACGGTCTCGGCCCTCCTCCGCCCTCGCTGGTACCTGCCGCTGGTGGTAGCTTACCTGCCCTTCAGCAAGGTCTACCCCCTTCCCGTGGCCGGAATCGCCGGCGCCAACTTGACCAACTTGCTGCTTGTGCTCGGACCCGTCGCTTGGTTATCCAGCCGTTTCCAGGGCCGACCTGACCTCCGCGCCAAGTTGCCTGACTTGCTGGCGGTGCTTTTCGTGGCTGTGGCATCGCTGAGCCTGCTCCCCGCCTACGCGGCCGGGCCCGGCCTTGGGGAACTCGTCCAGACCTATCGCGCCTGGCTTGCGCCCGTGCTGTTCTTCTTTATGGCGCGAGGGCTTGCGCGCGATCGAGAGGATATCCGCGCTGTGCTCCAGGTCATGGCCTGGACCACCCTCCTAGTCGCGGCCGACACCTGGAGGGCGGGGCTGGAGCGCTCGAGTCGGGGCAGCATCGACGCCGCCCGTGTTCCGGGCCTGATGGTGCAGGCCAATTCCATGGGCGCGTTTCTCGCCTATTACGGGGTCCCCCTTCTCGCCTTCGCAATGAATGCGCGACCCCGCCGCCGGGCCCTGGCCTACTTCGCTTCCTTCGCCTTCGCCGTCCGGGCGACGCTCTACACCTTTTCGCGCGGAGCCTATCTAGCCCTGGCCGCGGGCGCGGGAACCGTATTGGCTTTCACGAGCCCGGTGCTCCTGGCCACCGCGGGTGGAGGGGGAGCCGTGACCCTCCTAGCTTTTCCTTCCTTGATCCCCGAGAGCGTTCGCGAGCGCCTCGCCGACACTACCGCGGAGCGTTCGGTGCCCTCGGCGTTTGAAGGGGAGAACGCGACGGTCAGCCTGGACCGCAGCAGCGCCCACCGCCTGGTCCTCTGGCGCGGCGCCGCGCAGATGATCGCAGATCACCCCCTCACCGGCGTAGGCCTGGGCCGTTTCCAAGAGCTCATCGGCTATTACACGGAGTACCCGCTGCGGAGGAGTGATCCCCACGACGCTCACAATGCCTTCATCCTTCTGGCCGCGGAGACGGGCCTGCCCACTCTCGCCCTCCTTCTCTTGCTCTTTCTCGCCTGGTCCTTGATCGCCCTAAAGCTCCGCTTCCGACGCCGACACCCGGTCGACCGCGGCCTTGCCCTGGCCTTCCTGGGCAGCCTGGTTGCCGTGGTGGTGAGCTCCTTGCTGGGCTCGCGCTTCTCCGACGAGGCTCTCGTGGGGTGGTTCTGGATCCTGGCGGCCTTGGTCGTTGTTGCGGGTCGCCTTCGTGATCCTTTTCGGCCCGCACGCCGGGCGGCATGA
- a CDS encoding lipid II flippase MurJ, whose translation MRGLGGGTVARAMIVVSASSGAALLVGFFKNVLAAYYFGTSGGMDAYLVALLLPDLAMQLARTGAFNFIPLFAAQRARSEDEAWRDAGRMLSYWLLLLSGSLLIAYLVSPGAMSLLAPGFSEARRTQTLELTRVLLLMSASLGAGRILGVVLHAERRFAAVGLSEIAFQAGSTAFLVVHHWMGVEALALAQVFGGLLQFLVVTVALLRRRNRLKAGLDLTSAPVRRLIRLSLPVYLGDSGDKLNLIVMRAFASLLPVGAVSGLQYAFTPVEALHRLLVGPLTTAFFPFLSSRFAEPNQQQARVSLGRALLTAVMVFLPLAAVVWLVADPLVVVLFERGSFDVRSTSVTASALRLFAPSVFALALNELVGSAFHARQDTLTPMRAGFARVACNAILCATLTPWMGHRGIALATTLSLYFKLLVLAFCLRGVFTPSETRRHLRSLYGVVFAVGAMTLTVYPVAAFSSTPAVLEGYALPAAVVLGLLCLGVYTAALWLFARRQLLVQLAFLHRALRRPARLPLPVAGASRKPTAVAEQSPI comes from the coding sequence ATGCGCGGCTTGGGCGGAGGGACCGTCGCCCGCGCCATGATCGTGGTCTCCGCGTCCTCGGGCGCCGCCCTTCTGGTTGGCTTCTTCAAGAATGTCCTCGCCGCCTACTACTTCGGGACTTCGGGGGGTATGGATGCCTACCTTGTGGCGCTGCTCCTCCCGGATCTGGCCATGCAGCTCGCGCGCACGGGCGCGTTCAACTTCATCCCACTCTTCGCGGCCCAACGGGCCCGCTCCGAGGATGAGGCCTGGCGCGACGCGGGAAGGATGCTCAGTTATTGGCTGCTGCTGCTCTCGGGATCGCTGCTCATTGCCTATCTGGTATCGCCGGGGGCTATGTCACTGCTCGCCCCTGGGTTTAGCGAGGCGCGACGCACCCAGACGCTGGAGCTGACCCGAGTGCTCCTGCTCATGAGTGCCTCCCTGGGAGCGGGGCGCATCCTGGGCGTGGTGCTCCATGCAGAGCGGCGCTTTGCGGCGGTGGGGCTCTCCGAGATCGCCTTCCAGGCAGGCTCCACGGCTTTTCTGGTCGTTCATCATTGGATGGGGGTGGAGGCGCTCGCCCTCGCCCAGGTCTTCGGCGGCTTGTTGCAGTTCCTCGTAGTGACGGTAGCCCTTCTCCGGCGCCGGAACCGCCTCAAGGCCGGCCTCGATCTCACGAGCGCCCCGGTTCGGCGGCTGATCCGCCTCTCCCTGCCCGTCTATCTCGGCGACTCCGGCGACAAGCTCAACCTCATAGTCATGCGGGCCTTCGCCTCCCTCCTCCCCGTGGGCGCCGTCTCCGGGCTGCAGTATGCGTTCACTCCTGTCGAGGCGCTGCACCGCCTGCTCGTAGGCCCCCTGACCACCGCATTCTTTCCCTTCCTGTCCAGCCGCTTCGCGGAGCCCAACCAGCAACAGGCGAGGGTGAGCCTCGGCCGAGCTCTGCTGACTGCGGTCATGGTCTTCCTGCCTCTGGCGGCAGTCGTTTGGCTTGTGGCCGATCCCTTGGTGGTTGTGCTCTTCGAGCGCGGATCCTTCGACGTGCGCTCGACCAGCGTTACCGCCTCTGCACTCCGTCTCTTTGCGCCCTCTGTTTTCGCTTTGGCTCTAAATGAGCTCGTCGGCTCCGCCTTTCATGCCCGTCAGGACACCCTCACGCCCATGCGGGCGGGATTCGCCCGGGTGGCTTGCAACGCGATACTCTGCGCCACCCTCACCCCCTGGATGGGACACCGCGGCATTGCCCTCGCCACCACTCTCTCCCTGTACTTCAAGCTGCTCGTGCTGGCCTTCTGCCTACGTGGAGTGTTCACCCCGAGCGAGACGCGCCGGCATCTGCGTTCGCTCTACGGGGTGGTTTTCGCGGTAGGGGCCATGACGCTAACGGTCTACCCGGTCGCCGCCTTCAGCTCGACGCCGGCCGTGCTCGAGGGCTACGCCCTGCCCGCCGCCGTGGTCCTCGGTTTGCTCTGCCTCGGCGTCTACACAGCGGCTCTTTGGCTCTTCGCCCGCCGTCAGCTGCTCGTGCAACTCGCCTTCCTGCACCGAGCCCTGCGCCGCCCGGCCCGCCTCCCGCTCCCGGTCGCGGGCGCCTCCAGGAAGCCCACGGCCGTCGCTGAGCAATCCCCCATATGA